From the Mesoplasma syrphidae genome, the window AAAACTGTTGCCAAAGATTGAAGACGAATAATTATCATTTCACCAATACCTTCAGGTAAAGGTATATCATCTGGACCAATAAAAATTGGTTTAATATTAACAAACATTTGTAACGTTCATTCAAGATAATTTTCAATACCTTGACGTTTACGCCATTCATCTCCAGCCATTTTAGCAATCATTTCGCTTTTAAAATCGGGATAGTACTCGATCAAAAAAACTTCATCATCTAATATGTCTCATAGTTCTTTTTCATATCTAAAAGCATTTTTCATATGCGACCTCCTGTTTCCTCATAAAGTATTAGAGAAAATAATCTAAAATGATGCGTATTTAGTCATCCAGTTTTAAAACTGCGATAAACGCTTCTTGTGGAACTTCCACAGACCCAATTTCTTTCATTCTTTTCTTTCCCTCTTTTTGCTTTTCAAAAAGTTTCTTTTTACGAGAAATATCTGCAGCATGAAGTTTTCAAATAACATCTTTACGATAAGCCTTAATTGTCTCACGCGCCACAATTTTATTTCCAATTGCTGCTTGAATTGGTACCTCAAAATTTTGACGAGGAATTAGTTCTTTTAATTTTTTAGTTAGCTGCGAACCACGATTATAAGCAAATTTTGTATTTACAATCATTGAAAAAGCATCAACCATATCTCCGTTAAGCAAGATATCCATTTTAACTAATTTTGATTCTTTATATCCAATTAGTTCATATTCAAAAGAAGCGTAACCACGAGAAATTGACTTTAGTTTATTGAAAAAATCAAAAATAATTTCTGCTAAAGGCATATCATAGACTAAAACACGACGCTGATTATCAATATATTCTAAATCCTTATAAACTCCCATCTTTGTTTGACATAAATTCATTAAATCTCCAATATATTCTTCTGGTGTCGTTATTTTAACATTAACAAATGGTTCTTCAATTCTCAATATTTTTTGAGGATCTGGTAATTTCGCTGGGTTATCAATAACAATATCTTCACCATTGGTTAAAAAAACCTTATAAATTACTGAAGGCGCAGTTGCTATTAAGTTTAAATTATATTCTCGTTCTAAACGCTCTTGAATAACTTCCATATGAAGTAAACCTAAAAAACCACAACGAAACCCAAATCCTAATGCTTGTGAAGTTTCTGGTTCATAGACAAGGGATGAGTCAGATAATTCAATTTTTTCCAACGCTTCTTTAAAATCTTGATACTTATTAGTATCAACTGGATAGATTCCACAATAAACCATCGGTTTCATTTTTTTATAACCATCTAATGGCTCAAGAGCTGGATTCGCAGCATTAGTAATTGTGTCTCCAACATTAATATCTTTAATTGTTTTAATCGAAGCAGCAATTCAGCCTACTTCTCCTGCTTCTAAACTTCCTGTTTTCACAATTTTAGGAGTTTTAACTCCCACTTCCGTAACCTCATATTCAGCACCCGATGCCATTAAGCGAAGTTTATCTCCCACTTTAATGACTCCTTCTCGAACACGAATTGACATTACCACACCTAAGTATTTATCATAATAGCTATCGAAAATTAATGCTCTCAATGGTGCTTGATCATTGGCATCATCGGGTGCTGGAATTTTACTAACAATGGCTTCTAATACATCTTCAATATTTAATCCTGTTTTAGCAGAAATCAGCGGAGCGTCACTACAATCAAGACCAATGATGTTTTCAATTTGTTCTTTAACTCGCTCAACATCGGCACTTGCCAAATCAATTTTATTAATCACTGGAATAATTTCTAAGTTGTTATCAATTGCTAAATAAACATTAGCCAGTGTTTGAGCCTCAACGCCTTGTGTTGCATCAACTACCAGAATTGCTCCTTCGCAAGCAGCCAAACTTCTTGAAACTTCATAACTAAAATCTACATGACCAGGAGTATCAATTAAGTGAAAAACATACTCTTGTCCATCCTTGGCTTTATATTCCAGTTGCACAGAATTTAATTTAATTGTAATGCCACGTTCGCGTTCAATGTCCATTGAATCTAATAATTGCTCTTGCATTTCTCGCTTTGTAACCGTTTTGGTCAGCTCTAAAATTCGATCAGCCAAAGTCGATTTACCATGATCAATATGGGCAATAATACTAAAATTCCTAATTTTCGATTTATCCATTTTAACTCCTTCTAAAAATGATTTTGCTTATTTTGATTAATAAACTTTAAAATATCTTGCTCTACAAGATTTTTGTCCAACTCAAATAAAATTTCATGACGTAGTTTTGGATAAATAATCAATTCACTATCATATCCCAAACTTGTTAGCTTATTATGTAATTTTTCTGGAGTTTTTCCATATTGTCCAACGACATCATCTTCACCTGAAATAATTATAATTGGCAAGTCATTGCGCATATATTTAATATTTTTATTTTTTGAATTAAACAGCATTCCTTTAAACATATCACGAAATGCTGAAGTACTAAATACTTGGCCACATAGTTTGTCATCTATAAATCATCCCTGAACCAGTGGATCTTGGCACTGTCATTCACATCCATTGCTTGTTTCGCTATCTCATTTTTTATTCAAGTTTTTGTAGCTCATATTTCAAATAAACTTTGCAGGATGTTTAGCTCCTTTGAACAACATTTCAATTGCTGACATATTTTTGGCTAAGTTAATTAAAAGTCTTGGCATTTCGGCAGTTCCTGATAAAATAAGTCCCGAAATTGTTTCTGAATATTTACACGCATAAGTTCTTGCCATAAAACTTCCCATTGAATGACCCAACATAAAAATTGGCAGACCTTGTCAATTACGCTTAATATAAGCATTAATAACTTTTAAGTCTTCAACAATAATATTTCAGCCATCTTTCTTAGCAAAAAAGCCTAACTCTTGATTTTCTAAAATTGCTGTCTTGCCATGACCACGGTGGTCTTCAGCTACAACAACAATACCTTGCTCATTCATACGTCTAGCAAACTCATCATAGCGAGCTGCACGTTCTGCTGAGCCATGCACCAATTGAATTACTGCTACAGGATTTTTGACATCTGTTCATTCATATGTTGTTAGTTCTTTTCCATCAATCATTTGTAATTGAAATTCACGCATCTTAAAGTTCTCCTTTATACAGTTTTTCGGTTGCATTTGCAGCTAATTTATCAGCCAGTTCGTTTCCATAATCACCACTATGACCTTTAACTCATTTAAAAGTTACATTTACTGATTTGGAAATTTCTTGATAAAACTTTTGATAATTTTTCGTTCCTTCAAGATTTGCCTTTCATGTACCTAGTGCTCAAGCAGCAATTCCTTGATAATCATGAAATAAAGTTAAATATTGAATTTTATGATCTCGAGCAAATTCCATGGCTTTCTTAGCTCCTTCTAACTCCCCAGCTACATTTCGCATTGCTGCCAAAGCTTTGTTATTAAATCTCTGAGAGAAAGTATAAGTTTTACCTTGCCACATAATTGCTGCTCCATAAGAATAAGTTTGTGCCTCGGAATTATAACTTCCGTCAGTATAAGCGATTGCCGATACTAAATCCTCTAAGCCAGTAATTTGCAATTGCGGACTTATTGTTTTTGAAGAGGAAACTTTTGCAGGAGACTTTGGATTTCTCAAAAAGTCTCAGGCATCCTTTGGATTAGCAAATGATTTGTAAATTGCTCCAGAATAACCATTGACACTTTTAAAGCATTCATCTCATGATTCAAAAACTCCAGTTTTATGTCCTCGTTTTACTGCGTAAAATTTTTTAGCCACTTAAACCACCTGCTTTCATATATTTTCAAGATTTTTAGTAAGCTCTAGCAAAATAAACTTTTAATGTTGATTTCATTCCGCAATTAAAACATTTAGCACATTCCTGTTCAACATCAAACGGAATACAGCGAGAGTTTGTTGAAGTTTTTTGTTTGACCTCAGTTTCACACTCCACTCGACCACAAAACGGTACCAAAACAAACCCTTGATTGTCTTGCAATTTTTGAACGTATTCTTCAATAGTTGAAGCTGTTGAAGTTCTTAATTTACGATTTGCTAACGCATTAGAGTATAACGCTCTATCATAATCAGCAATCATTATTTTGACAGTAGACTGAACATCTTTTAATGCTACTGTATTTTTTTCTTTTGTATCGCGACGAGAAATTGTTACTTGGCCCATTTCTAAATCTCGTGGTCCTATCTCAATACGAACTGGAATCCCTTTGATTTCTGCTTCAGATATTTTAAATCCAAATGACTTATCACTTTTATCAACATCAACTCGTAAACCTGCCAATTGTTTTTGAATTTGGGTTGTTGCTTCAAGAACTTCATCGGTATCCTTAATTTGAATTAGCCGAACTTGAATTGGAGATATTGCGCTTGGCAATACTAAACCATTATCATCAGAATGAGTCATAATGATTGCTCCAATTAAGCGAGTTGAGACTCCTCATGAAGTGGAGTAGGCATTTTCCAATTTTCCTTCTTTATTTTGAAATTTAATGTCATAGACTTTTGAAAAGTTATCTCCAAAATAATGTGAAGTTCCACATTGCAAAGCTTGGCCATCATGCATTAGAGATTCAATTGTATATGTTTCTTGAGCCCCAGCAAATTTTTCCTTTTCAGTTTTGCGCCCAGTAACAACAGGTAACAACAATACTTCTCGAGCAAATTTTGCATAAATTTCTAAAATTTTTAAAGTTAATTTTTTGGCTTCAGCTGGATTATTATGAACAGTATGGCCTTCTTGTCATAAAAATTCTGATGTTCTTAAAAAGGGACGAGTAGTCTTTTCCCAGCGCATTACATTAACTCATTGATTGTAAACTAATGGTAAGTCACGATATGAACGAACCTCATTTTGGAAAAAGTTAGCCATTAAAACTTCACTTGTTGGTCTAATATACAATGGTTCATCCAATTCCTTATCACCAACACGAGTTACTGTTGCAATTTCAGGTGAAAATCCATCAATATGTTCTTTTTCTTTATTAAATAACGACTGCGGAATTAGTAGCGGAAAGTAGACATTTTGCACTCCAATTTTTTTGAACTCGGCGTCCAAATATTTTTGCATTAACTCTCAAATTGCATATCCATACGGACGAAAAATTGTTGTTCCCTTAACTGGTCCATATTCTACAAGTTTTGCATTTAAAACAGTATCAGTGTATCACTGAGAAAAGTCTGTTGCTCTTGGGGTAATTTTATCTAATTGTTTTGCCATTATTATGGTCTCCTATTCCTTTTCTTACTAAACCTTCATCACCTAAATAGATATCAATTTTAAGGTCTTCTTCTTTAATAAGAATTTTTAATTTATTATATGTAGTTTCATCTCTTACCATGACTCAGCTGATTGCTTCTGGTTGGATATTTTCTGTAATATTAACTAGGTTCGCCGATTGATCGAAGATTCAGTCTCGCTCTGTTAAGCGATTTAAAATATCCGGGTCAATTCCAATAACCGCCATTTTCTTAGGATTAAAGTTAATATCACTTGTTCATTTTCAAAAGTTTCCACGAGTTGATAAATCAAATTCAAGATCGATTGAATCATCATGCTGTAAGTAACTTCACACATAATATGCTTCTTCTTCTTGAAGATTGATATCTTTTAGCATTCGAATTCCTTGATTTAAAATATTGGGAACATTGCGTAAATCAGTATAAAATAACAAATTTTGAACATTGTGTTTTTCAATAATTGTCAAAACCTTTTTCTTTTCTGATTTATTTAAAACTAACAAAGAATTCAAAATACTGTCAAAATACCCTGATTGTAGAGAATCATCAATTGGCTTTCAAAACATTAAGCGATAAAAAAACTTTTTGAACTTTACTTTAAAATTTCGCTCTTTTCCCATTGTGATTCACCTTATTTCTTGTCTTTTATAATTATATATAGATTTACCCACCAATAATATAAAAAAGTGCTTAAATAAGCACCTTGTTATTTTTAAACTGGCGGGTCAAAAGAGACTCGAACTCTTGCGCCGGAAACCGACCTATCACCTTAGCAGGGTGACCTCTTCACCAACTTGAGTATTGACCCATCAATACTTTAATATTATACATAATTTTAAATTTAATAAAAACTGCTTTTTAGGCAATCTTTATTTTTTAATGATATGTGTGAATATATAAAGTATTGAAGCACAAACAACATTTGACAATTCTCTCTTAAGTTTTGCTTTGATGCTTGTTATTTTAAGATTCTATTGCTTTTTACCAAAAATTATTTGCCCTTATCAATATTGCTTCTAACTTTTTTATCTTTTAACTGCTTACGTTTTAAGATTTTTGCCTCTTTTTTTGAAAACTGTGCCTTTGTGATTAACTTTGTATCTTCTTCAAACATATTTTCATTTTTAGCAACTAAGGTGGAAGCAAAAACTCCACCGGTTACATTAGTAGCTGTTCTTCCCATATCAAAAAGTCCATCAATCGCTCCAAAGATGGCATAAACTGGAGCAAAATAAATTCCAAATCCCATTCCGTTTAATACCGCTGAAGTAACAACCGTTGCTGTTCCTGGAATTCCCGCAATTCCAATACTGGCAACAACTGTTGTAAATAACGCCAAAATAAAGAATGCAAATAAATTCATTCCACTGGCCACAGAGTCTGATCCTGTGTACAATACCGAAGTAATCAATCCTGCCTGAACTCCAGCACAAGCTACCAGCCCCATTGACGTTGAAATCGATGCTATAACACTAGCAACTTCAGGTTTTATTTTCATATCATTTGTTAAAGTATCTATTGTGATTGGCAAAGTTGCATTTGAAGATTGTGTTGAAAATCCTTGTACAAGTGGTCTTCAAGCATGTTTCCATCAAACTTTAATATTAACTTTGTTAATAAATAACACAAGAGTCATTATTCCAAGCATTATGGCTAATCCCAAATATCCTATTAACAAAATCATTCCAATTGATTGCAACGCCCCAATTGGTCTTGTTGTAATGGCTGTTGCGAACATTGACATTACAGCCAGTGGCATAATTTTTAAAAATGTCATTAGCACTGACATAATAATATCTCAACTACGATCCATAAAATTATTTAGATTATCCATTGATTTAGGATGTTTTTTGCGAACATATTTAGTTGCTTGTCCAAACAACGCTGCTAAAACAATTATTGGAATAATTGCCGTTCCCGAAAAAGTTGCAATTATATTTGATGGCAAGTATCCTCAAATAATTTCTGGTAATGGTTTAGAATCAGTTCTTCCAGAACTTCCTCCAATTTGATTATCAAAATTTAGCTTTCCTCCGATATTTAAGAAATACCCTATTCAAAAAGTAATTGTAAATGCAATCGCTACAAATAGTAATAAAACCGCAATTCCTTTTGCTGAAATTTTTCCCAAACGGTTTACTCCCGGTTTAGCGACAACTCTAAAGATTGCTATAAACACGACTGGAATTGTAATTAACAAAATTCCATTAATAAAAATTTGTTTTAACATGCTGGCTCAAGTATTAAATTCTCCAACCCATTTAATTCCGCTTTTAATTTCAGCCATTCATGAATCTATATTTTCAAAAACATTATCGCGA encodes:
- the lepA gene encoding translation elongation factor 4, translating into MDKSKIRNFSIIAHIDHGKSTLADRILELTKTVTKREMQEQLLDSMDIERERGITIKLNSVQLEYKAKDGQEYVFHLIDTPGHVDFSYEVSRSLAACEGAILVVDATQGVEAQTLANVYLAIDNNLEIIPVINKIDLASADVERVKEQIENIIGLDCSDAPLISAKTGLNIEDVLEAIVSKIPAPDDANDQAPLRALIFDSYYDKYLGVVMSIRVREGVIKVGDKLRLMASGAEYEVTEVGVKTPKIVKTGSLEAGEVGWIAASIKTIKDINVGDTITNAANPALEPLDGYKKMKPMVYCGIYPVDTNKYQDFKEALEKIELSDSSLVYEPETSQALGFGFRCGFLGLLHMEVIQERLEREYNLNLIATAPSVIYKVFLTNGEDIVIDNPAKLPDPQKILRIEEPFVNVKITTPEEYIGDLMNLCQTKMGVYKDLEYIDNQRRVLVYDMPLAEIIFDFFNKLKSISRGYASFEYELIGYKESKLVKMDILLNGDMVDAFSMIVNTKFAYNRGSQLTKKLKELIPRQNFEVPIQAAIGNKIVARETIKAYRKDVIWKLHAADISRKKKLFEKQKEGKKRMKEIGSVEVPQEAFIAVLKLDD
- a CDS encoding viroplasmin family protein, with translation MAKKFYAVKRGHKTGVFESWDECFKSVNGYSGAIYKSFANPKDAWDFLRNPKSPAKVSSSKTISPQLQITGLEDLVSAIAYTDGSYNSEAQTYSYGAAIMWQGKTYTFSQRFNNKALAAMRNVAGELEGAKKAMEFARDHKIQYLTLFHDYQGIAAWALGTWKANLEGTKNYQKFYQEISKSVNVTFKWVKGHSGDYGNELADKLAANATEKLYKGEL
- a CDS encoding alpha/beta fold hydrolase — encoded protein: MREFQLQMIDGKELTTYEWTDVKNPVAVIQLVHGSAERAARYDEFARRMNEQGIVVVAEDHRGHGKTAILENQELGFFAKKDGWNIIVEDLKVINAYIKRNWQGLPIFMLGHSMGSFMARTYACKYSETISGLILSGTAEMPRLLINLAKNMSAIEMLFKGAKHPAKFIWNMSYKNLNKKWDSETSNGCEWQCQDPLVQGWFIDDKLCGQVFSTSAFRDMFKGMLFNSKNKNIKYMRNDLPIIIISGEDDVVGQYGKTPEKLHNKLTSLGYDSELIIYPKLRHEILFELDKNLVEQDILKFINQNKQNHF
- a CDS encoding dicarboxylate/amino acid:cation symporter; translation: MSGFRETFLEGFLSISMWQSFLAIFLFFGVMGGFYYGLKKIKIKFIYRVLIGMILGLSVGLIIQGIIGFPAGEWFANGGQAVWAKVDGNWVNLSGYYILGDQDQLIKITPEIIDKIGFGDGWKLVLNSNRDNVFENIDSWMAEIKSGIKWVGEFNTWASMLKQIFINGILLITIPVVFIAIFRVVAKPGVNRLGKISAKGIAVLLLFVAIAFTITFWIGYFLNIGGKLNFDNQIGGSSGRTDSKPLPEIIWGYLPSNIIATFSGTAIIPIIVLAALFGQATKYVRKKHPKSMDNLNNFMDRSWDIIMSVLMTFLKIMPLAVMSMFATAITTRPIGALQSIGMILLIGYLGLAIMLGIMTLVLFINKVNIKVWWKHAWRPLVQGFSTQSSNATLPITIDTLTNDMKIKPEVASVIASISTSMGLVACAGVQAGLITSVLYTGSDSVASGMNLFAFFILALFTTVVASIGIAGIPGTATVVTSAVLNGMGFGIYFAPVYAIFGAIDGLFDMGRTATNVTGGVFASTLVAKNENMFEEDTKLITKAQFSKKEAKILKRKQLKDKKVRSNIDKGK
- the proS gene encoding proline--tRNA ligase, with translation MAKQLDKITPRATDFSQWYTDTVLNAKLVEYGPVKGTTIFRPYGYAIWELMQKYLDAEFKKIGVQNVYFPLLIPQSLFNKEKEHIDGFSPEIATVTRVGDKELDEPLYIRPTSEVLMANFFQNEVRSYRDLPLVYNQWVNVMRWEKTTRPFLRTSEFLWQEGHTVHNNPAEAKKLTLKILEIYAKFAREVLLLPVVTGRKTEKEKFAGAQETYTIESLMHDGQALQCGTSHYFGDNFSKVYDIKFQNKEGKLENAYSTSWGVSTRLIGAIIMTHSDDNGLVLPSAISPIQVRLIQIKDTDEVLEATTQIQKQLAGLRVDVDKSDKSFGFKISEAEIKGIPVRIEIGPRDLEMGQVTISRRDTKEKNTVALKDVQSTVKIMIADYDRALYSNALANRKLRTSTASTIEEYVQKLQDNQGFVLVPFCGRVECETEVKQKTSTNSRCIPFDVEQECAKCFNCGMKSTLKVYFARAY